CCTCAGGCTGACCAGTGCACTGGCCTTCAGGGCTTCCTGGTCTTCCACAGCTTTGGAGGTGGAACCGGCTCTGGTTTTACCTCCCTGTTGCTGGAGCGTCTGTCTGTAGACTACGGCAAGAAGTCCAAGCTGGAGTTCTCCATCTATCCAGCTCCCCAGGTGTCCACTGCTGTGGTGGAGCCCTACAACTCCATCCTGACTACCCACACCACCCTGGAGCACTCTGACTGTTCCTTCATGGTGGATAACGAGGCCATCTACGATATCTGTCGTAGGAACCTGGATATCGAGCGTCCGACCTACACCAACCTGAACAGGCTGATGAGTCAGATTGTGTCCTCCATCACTGCTTCCCTTCGTTTCGATGGTGCTCTTAACGTTGATCTCACGGAGTTCCAGACCAACCTGGTGCCATATCCCCGTATCCACTTCCCTCTGGCCACCTACGCTCCCGTCATCTCTGCTGAGAAGGCTTATCATGAGCAGTTAACAGTGGCAGAAATAACCAACGCCTGCTTTGAGCCATCTAATCAGATGGTAAAATGTGATCCTCGCCACGGCAAATACATGGCCTGCTGCCTTTTATACCGTGGTGATGTGGTGCCCAAAGATGTCAATGCTGCCATTGCCACCATAAAGACCAAGCGCACCATCCAGTTTGTGGACTGGTGCCCTACTGGTTTCAAGGTCGGTATCAACTACCAGCCGCCCACTGTAGTTCCTGGTGGAGACCTGGCCAAAGTCCAGAGAGCTGTGTGCATGCTGAGCAACACCACCGCTATTGCAGAGGCCTGGGCTCGACTTGACCACAAGTTTGATCTGATGTACGCCAAGCGTGCCTTCGTTCACTGGTATGTGGGTGAAGGTATGGAGGAAGGAGAGTTCTCTGAGGCCAGAGAAGACATGGCAGCTCTGGAGAAAGATTATGAGGAAGTTGGAATGGAGTCTGTTGGgggtgagggagaggaggagggtgaagaGTTTTAAGATGAATAACAGCACTGCCTGAACagaaatctgtttattttactgGGTTTGTAGTTGACTCAGTTAATAGAAATGTTCTCACAGCAGAAGTTGATCTGTGTTTTGTCcatgaaaatgttattaaatcCATATGTTTTGTCAGATATGCTGCATGTGAGGGTACTGCGTAAACGGAAATCAATTGATTTCAGTCAATGGAAATGTTGTATTAAAATACCAGTCTCCTGAATAAAAAGCTGAATAAAGTTCCTGTGACATGTGAAGCTGTGTCTGATCATTTTTCTGTTAGTCTGTTAGAAGGTGAGTTAAAtgttactatatatatatatatataatatccaCCATGTTTACATACTGGTATTGAAATATAACATTTCAGTCTGATTATGCCTGAAATGAAAAGCTTATATGCCTTTATAATAAGGgtcagttttgtttatttacagtatgtatcatGTGTCTAAATAGTCGAGATATTAAAAGCTGGACCTTATGTTGAACATCTGTAatgtttatgatttatgatatttttgCCTTGTTTTAATGTATCTTGACAAGGCAAGAAGACTTGGAAACAGGATCTCAAGGACATGCAAATCCAGACATTGTCCCTCAGAAGACCCTACATTTATGAAATCACAAattctttccctttttccttCCCCTAGCAGCTAAATAAGTCTCAAATTGCCAAAATTATAGTTTAATTGCAGTTATTTAGCTGTGGCTTTGACAAACCCCATTTGAAACACTTAACCTCAGGACaaacatgctgctgctgacacTGTTCCACCATTAAACTGGTTATCATATTTCTATCTTTAAGCTCAAACATATTTGAACAACACACCACAGACACAGTACAAAATGAAATGGATCTCAGTCAAATTATTGGTAACTGAGACAGTTATTGTGCCTGAAAATGGAAAGATTCAGATTCAAACTTCAAATTCACTCTCTTCCTTTAGCTGCCCTCTTTGTGGTATACACCATCCCAGTAACAGTAATACAGTGCATGACAGTACTGTGTGTTATCTATCATGGTGTTGAACATCTAAAGTCCATCAGCTTGTTCTGGATCGTGACTGACTGTGTATTACACAAAGTGTGCAAGTGGCCCAGGCTTTATCGTGGCTTAAATCTATACATAGCGTGAGgagatgtgttttctgtgcacAGTAAAAGCAGCTTAGGCATGTTTTTCAGTATCAGTTGTATCAGAAAAATAATGCCATTTTTATACCACTACATGCCAGACACGGTGTATTCTACAGACAAAACTAAAGAAAGTAACAAATATGTGTATTCTTAATTACTATTATTTCTTCACTATCTGTAAATAACATATTTATCGAGAGGTGAAGtgtgattgtttttattgttggtGCCAGACAGGTGGTTTCATGCAAAAATCTATATTAAGGGTGAGGAACGGTTTCATGTGCAGAAACGCACTCGTGGGATCTGGCCAGTAAAGCCAGTTTAGAACAGTTTAATGGGGATGATAACGGGGATGGACAACAATCTCTTATTTTCACACGTCAAACAGccatataattatataaatggataaaataaaacatttttttcagttcagaATCCTTCATTCATTTGGCTACTTATGTAAAAAcgcaaaacaaagcaaaacaaacaaacaaaaaaataaaataaattttaaaaaaataaattatgggAGGAGTATAAATATGACGTGATTCAACGCCGCCTTTCTCTTACTACCACATTCCCCAGAATCCACCGCGGTCGTCCTCACTTGGCTTGTGTGCTCAAAGTGTCAAACCCAAGGTGAGCTCtgagtttttaattttaaggcAATGCCAGCAAACATTTAACTCTACCCTGTTTGTCATGACAGGTTATATAACGATAaatgcgtgtttgtgtgtttagtgtgtgtaaCTTTAGCGTGTGAAGCGCAACAAGCGACGGAGGAAAATGTTTGTCTGTCGCGTCTGCTAACGCTAGCGTAGcttgttagcattagcagctaGCCGTAATGAACTGACCTTTGTGCAACGTCGTTGTGACATTATTAATGCGAGTCTTAATTCAGTCTTAGTTAACCATTCAAAAGCCACTAAAATGTAGCACCTGTTTAGCATTAATTCAACGCGAAGTGACTTTATGTGTGTAGCGTGGTCGACGGTAGCTAAGTTAGACATGCTAACTTTGAGTGCAGCTAAGTTAATCTGCTCCAGCGTCCATATATGTGAGATGGTAGTTAATGTAGGTGACTGAGTCCTTCAAGGTAGAACATATACAACTTTAAAGCACTgtaacattgtaacattttataacaAAATGAAGTTCCAGCGTACATCTTTATTAGCAAACATTTCCTCTGTATGCAATTTAAAGAGACACATTTCCTCTTAATGACAACTCAATTTACAccttgtgtaaattgaatacgggaccaggattggcttcaattggagtttaatttttttatttatttgtaacaaCCTAACGCAGAGGCTTTATTTCTCCTTCAGATGGCACTTCACCGGTTGTTCCACCTGTCCTCCCTGCTGCGCTCCGCCGTGAGCCTGACCCTGCGCAGGAACATCGGCATCTCCGCTGTCGTCTTCAACCGGGCCAAGGAGCTCGACCCCGTCCAGAAACTGTTCCTGGACAAGATCCGTGACTACAAAACCAAGAGCAAGTCAGTTGATAAAACACACCGCGTGTCATAAAACCATTGACCAGACATGTTTAATTTCGGTTGATTAGAGTTCAGATAGACAAGGTTCACCAAGTAGACCACCAGCTCCCTAGTGAAATATTAACTCaaaatttcttttaaatattacaaaaaacgTCACTTAGCCTTTGGCATGCTATTTAATAGGGCTGTGCAATATGACCAATTATATCATATCCCAATATAGATCATTGTTTATCACTATGTAGgacattttctttaaattcaACTAATAGTTTCTGTTGtgtgaaccaggtgaagtactcgAGTTGACGACAAGTACatgttacattactgtaagGGCAATAAGAgctttgcgagtaaaaagccaagaagagtaattaATGTAATCTTTGctaaagatggacagactccaaatgatgaaaaatattgcctaaagagtgtgatttgtgacacCAAAATAAATGATAGAGCATTTTTCTATCACACAATATATATCGTCATATCGAACAGCCCTATTTAACCCCAGACCCCTTTCCACTCCACTCATCACCGCCACCCTCTTCCCTTGAACATTTATTTGATGCCTTGGCTCTCCCAGGGCATCTGGCGGTATTGTGGATGCAGGACCTGCTTACCAGAAGAACCTGTCTGAAGAGGTCTCCAAACTAGAGAGGCTATACGGAGGAGGAGACCTCGCCAAGTTCCCTGACTTCAAATTCACAGGTCAGTTTGGACTTATGTTGGTAGAAGTGTATGacattgcagttttttttctctcctgtccAAATCTTAACCTAGTATGTtcaattttatatatatataaaaagttaTGTGCTTCTATGTTCACAAGAGATTAAAATTGCAGTTTTATATAGtgacatttattttctaaattattGCTTAGACAACGTAAGTGGTAAaggaatattttaaattaatattctAGTCAGTTattgcaacattaaaacatttggCAACATCACAAATTGTTAATGTCATTTTTGAGCCATGGTTTTAACATTGACCTTGGTGTACTGATACACAGAGGAGCTTCTGAAGGACAAAGTGAGCCAGACAGTGTATTTCTTCATTGTTTTAGTCCAAGCtgataatgaaattaaaaactgtTCATGTCACAGAAAAGTCTTGAACTCTTATTAGTTGCAGTGCTCATAATGGCATATTTATGTagactgttttatctttttttaaaagacaagaGTCTTAGCTCTCATATGATTTAACAGTTCTCCCAtcataattatttgttttttccactgGAGAGATGTGCTGTGATTTGTCAGTCTATATATAGTGTGTAAATGGTGACACCATCAAAGCAAGATGACTTTCTTATTCTGTTTGAAATTGGTTTGAGAACTCTTTATTTGTGAGCTTGACAGTATTTTTGATGAAGCGACAACTAGCTACTCTCTATATATTGCTGTAGTCTTTGTCTAGATATCAGATCTTATCTCACAGGAAATTACACTTGCCAACAACTGTCACTaatgtttctctctttattgtatttttttcagatcCCAAGCTGGATGAAGTGCCCAAGTAAATGCTGTCCATGTTGTAAATCTCCTACATGTCACCAATCTCTTGTATTTAATAAAAAGGTAGTGGATTGAATGACGGCTGAAATGGTTGTCAATTAAGCTGCTGTTGTAGGCTACAGTCACTGCACAGAACAGTGGTTATTGATTTACTATACAAAATCAATTATTCAGAACCTGCCTATACTGaattctttaatgataaaaaaagtataaattgaATTTATAACTGATTAGATATCTCCAAATATATTAAGTGATCATTCTGGAAAAATGTTGCATATAGTCATTTAACTAGTCTCGtatctgaaaatatttttattaaaatatattatctgTTGTGACATAACTAATCCAAGAAgttaaaggatagtttcacactttttcagTCTTCAAATATTAATCAGCTGCCCAAATGAATTATTGAGCTTCTTCTAATCATCTCCCAAAAactgggggacaaaatccagttgtaaaaatgttttctaaaattaaaagtaatatGAGACTTGTGCAGTCTCACTTTGACAATCATGTGAGAATCTTTCAAAGTTAGGCcatttttagtacaaaattcacTCTTTGCATGTCCAGTGTTTAAATAAGCAGCGGTGGAGGAACAGtaatataaaaagacaataatttTGGGAGATACTTGATTGCCTGCCAAAAATAGTAATTGCAATAGATTTGAAAGTGTTAATCAGGGTGAACCATAGCTTGCTCCAACTTCTTATAAATATACCCATATATACATCTATGTAAATGTCTAAAAAGGCCTTTTGACCAGTATTAAAACATAATGTATATAATCTCTGTAAttagatatttttgttttaatcatggCATTCTTACAGCATTATGTCAACTGTTGTGAATAGCTCTTCAGCTGGTAGTAATATATATGGAGTTATGTGAAATTCACTGATAAATTGGAGTGAGCCAAATGTTGGCTGACCTAGATGATTTGCTGTCGCTCTGATTTGGTCTTGCGAGTACTGTATCACGACAAGGTCAGAGATGAATTTAAGCTTTTCTAGGATGAATATTTGAAACCCAACATAGTGTCAGAAGGGGTAAGTTTCCATCTGACCTGTTGCTTTTGTGCAGCCCAACTTTAATGTTAAACTCAGGAAATGTACCAAGCAGTAGCTCACTGGGATTTGCAATGCCAGAGTTGCTAGATACACATAAATAGAATATGTGAACACTGTGTGAACTGTGCATGAATGCCTCGGTTATAACTAAATCTTATCTCTCATTCCCTATTCataggatttttaaaaaacgtgTCCCATGAAAGGCCCATGAAAACATAGCTTTAATCTCATTTATAGAGTCTCTATCAAATATTAAACTGGATTTGGGGTTTGAACTCTCGCTCTTGTGTATCAGGCTGCCTGTCAACCAGTCTCTGATGCTACATGCCTGTCAGAAAGAAATGCACTTGAAAGATAGTCTTGCTTTCGCCGCGCGAGTATTTCCCTGTTTGGGAATACAGAAGAGCTTGTGAGCATGTATGTGATGTGCAGATGAAAAAGATGCAGTTAAGTTTCTGGAATAAGGCAGTGACAATTGggatgcaactaacaattattttcataaagaTTTATCAGCcaattttctcaattaattgctttgtctataaaatgtcagataatagaGAAAATTTCTAATTTCTAAGATCCAttagtgatgtcttcaaatgtcatgttttgtcctATCAATAGTCAAAAATCCagagaaattcagtttactattatgACACAAATAAGCTGGAAATCCTCACTTAAGAATATGCAACTAGcaaatgtttaacatttttgcgtaacaaaatacattttttaaattattcgattatgaaaatatttgcagaCTAATTAGTGCAGTAGATCATGAAAGACAACCAGATTTTGCGTTAATGTCACACGAGTAATGATTACTTGTCAGTTTCTGATAATTGTGATTACAGGAATAATGG
This DNA window, taken from Thunnus albacares chromosome 24, fThuAlb1.1, whole genome shotgun sequence, encodes the following:
- the LOC122976406 gene encoding tubulin alpha-1B chain-like encodes the protein MRECISVHVGQAGVQIGNACWELYCLEHGIQPDGQMPSDKTIGGGDDSFNTFFSETGAGKHVPRAVFVDLEPTVIDEVRTGTYRQLFHPEQLITGKEDAANNYARGHYTIGKEIIDLVLDRIRKLADQCTGLQGFLVFHSFGGGTGSGFTSLLLERLSVDYGKKSKLEFSIYPAPQVSTAVVEPYNSILTTHTTLEHSDCSFMVDNEAIYDICRRNLDIERPTYTNLNRLMSQIVSSITASLRFDGALNVDLTEFQTNLVPYPRIHFPLATYAPVISAEKAYHEQLTVAEITNACFEPSNQMVKCDPRHGKYMACCLLYRGDVVPKDVNAAIATIKTKRTIQFVDWCPTGFKVGINYQPPTVVPGGDLAKVQRAVCMLSNTTAIAEAWARLDHKFDLMYAKRAFVHWYVGEGMEEGEFSEAREDMAALEKDYEEVGMESVGGEGEEEGEEF
- the atp5pf gene encoding ATP synthase-coupling factor 6, mitochondrial; this encodes MALHRLFHLSSLLRSAVSLTLRRNIGISAVVFNRAKELDPVQKLFLDKIRDYKTKSKASGGIVDAGPAYQKNLSEEVSKLERLYGGGDLAKFPDFKFTDPKLDEVPK